The following proteins are encoded in a genomic region of Stutzerimonas balearica DSM 6083:
- a CDS encoding rubredoxin, producing the protein MKKWQCVVCGFIYDEAEGWPDDGIAPGTRWEDVPEDWVCPDCGVGKMDFEMIAIS; encoded by the coding sequence ATGAAAAAGTGGCAGTGCGTGGTCTGCGGATTCATCTACGACGAGGCCGAAGGCTGGCCGGACGACGGCATCGCCCCTGGCACCCGCTGGGAAGACGTGCCCGAGGACTGGGTATGCCCGGACTGTGGCGTCGGCAAGATGGACTTCGAAATGATCGCCATCTCCTGA